A genomic segment from Syntrophotalea acetylenivorans encodes:
- the hydF gene encoding [FeFe] hydrogenase H-cluster maturation GTPase HydF codes for MKSTPKGLRLHIGLFGRRNVGKSSLLNALTRQDVSIVSNVAGTTTDAVEKPMEMLPIGPVLFIDTAGIDDVGALGEMRVQKTQQVFDRADIGIIVTEVGVWGDFEEAIFAQLQERKTPFIVVFNKTDLGAPDATHIARLDQLDVPWVAAAAEKGEGVLDLREALIRTVPDEFINPPSILGDLVPSGEMAVLVVPIDMEAPKGRLILPQVQSIRDILDNDAYCMVVKERELRDALDRLKRPPALVVTDSQAFLKVGGDTPNDINMTSFSILFARFKGDLVEYVRGTMAIENLQPGDRVLIAESCAHHPIGEDIGRVKLPRWLQQYVGGKLEFVHVQGHDFPDDLSSFSLAINCGSCMWNRREVLSRIVKCQQAGVPTSNYGLTIAYSLGIFERALKPFPAAMDAYRELGGSGPIIG; via the coding sequence ATGAAATCGACTCCCAAAGGATTACGTCTGCATATCGGTCTGTTTGGTCGCCGTAACGTTGGTAAGTCGTCGTTACTCAATGCTTTGACCCGGCAGGACGTTTCGATCGTTTCTAACGTGGCTGGAACTACCACCGACGCGGTGGAAAAACCGATGGAAATGCTGCCCATCGGGCCGGTGCTGTTCATCGATACCGCCGGCATCGATGATGTCGGTGCCCTGGGTGAAATGCGGGTGCAGAAAACCCAGCAGGTTTTTGATCGGGCCGATATCGGCATCATTGTTACCGAAGTCGGTGTCTGGGGAGATTTTGAGGAAGCAATCTTCGCTCAATTGCAGGAACGCAAGACTCCGTTCATCGTAGTATTCAATAAAACCGATCTGGGTGCTCCCGATGCCACTCATATCGCTCGTCTTGATCAACTTGATGTGCCCTGGGTAGCCGCTGCGGCTGAAAAAGGTGAGGGTGTCCTCGATTTGCGTGAGGCCCTGATTCGCACTGTTCCCGATGAATTCATCAATCCGCCCAGTATTCTTGGTGACTTGGTGCCTTCCGGCGAGATGGCTGTCCTAGTGGTACCCATCGATATGGAGGCCCCCAAGGGCCGATTGATTTTGCCTCAGGTGCAGTCAATTCGCGATATTCTCGACAACGATGCTTATTGTATGGTGGTCAAAGAGCGGGAGCTGCGAGATGCCTTGGACCGTCTCAAACGCCCGCCTGCACTGGTTGTCACCGATTCCCAGGCTTTTCTTAAAGTCGGCGGCGATACTCCCAATGACATCAACATGACCTCCTTCTCCATTCTGTTCGCCCGTTTTAAGGGGGATCTGGTGGAGTATGTGCGCGGAACCATGGCGATAGAAAACTTACAGCCGGGAGATAGAGTTCTAATCGCTGAATCCTGTGCTCATCATCCTATTGGTGAAGATATCGGCCGCGTTAAACTGCCCCGTTGGCTGCAACAGTACGTCGGAGGCAAGCTCGAGTTTGTTCATGTTCAGGGACATGACTTCCCTGACGATCTTAGTTCCTTTAGTCTGGCCATCAATTGTGGATCCTGCATGTGGAATCGTCGCGAGGTGTTATCACGTATCGTGAAGTGTCAACAGGCTGGTGTGCCGACCAGTAACTACGGTTTGACTATTGCTTATTCACTAGGGATCTTCGAACGGGCGCTTAAGCCTTTTCCCGCGGCGATGGATGCTTATCGGGAACTTGGCGGCAGCGGGCCGATTATTGGTTGA
- a CDS encoding MBL fold metallo-hydrolase, whose product MHIRITILCENSCGPPRGTVGEHGFACFIETEAGNYLFDTGQGIGLVHNAGLLGKDLTSVKAVLLSHGHYDHTQGLPDLLRRTGPVDVFAHPDIFTERYALDRHGRHFVGIPWRRAYLESLGARFRFERDYSQIAPGLYLTGEVPRTNDLEKGDQRLVVPTGEDLFEADPMLDDMSLVINSSKGLVLVLGCAHAGVVNIMEHVCNKTGQEKIYAVVGGTHLGFVGPEEFQETVKAFREFSVEQIGVSHCTGLPRAAQLYHHLTERFFFGTVGTVLEV is encoded by the coding sequence ATGCATATCCGAATAACTATCCTTTGTGAGAATTCCTGCGGTCCTCCTCGTGGCACAGTTGGTGAGCATGGTTTTGCCTGTTTCATTGAAACCGAGGCGGGTAATTATCTCTTCGATACCGGGCAAGGTATAGGCCTGGTTCACAATGCCGGTTTGTTGGGCAAAGATCTCACGTCTGTCAAGGCCGTGCTGCTCAGTCACGGTCATTATGACCATACCCAGGGTCTGCCAGACCTATTGCGGCGTACTGGTCCCGTCGATGTTTTTGCCCACCCCGATATCTTTACCGAACGCTATGCTCTCGATCGCCATGGGCGGCATTTTGTCGGAATCCCATGGCGCCGGGCCTACCTTGAATCTTTGGGGGCTCGTTTTCGTTTTGAGCGTGATTATTCTCAGATAGCGCCGGGACTTTATCTGACCGGTGAAGTGCCCCGTACAAATGATCTGGAAAAAGGTGATCAGCGGCTGGTGGTACCGACGGGAGAAGATCTCTTTGAAGCGGACCCCATGTTGGATGATATGTCTTTGGTCATCAACTCCAGCAAAGGCCTGGTTCTGGTTCTGGGTTGTGCCCATGCCGGGGTGGTTAACATTATGGAGCATGTCTGTAACAAGACGGGGCAGGAAAAGATCTATGCGGTGGTTGGCGGTACACATCTGGGTTTTGTCGGCCCTGAAGAATTTCAGGAAACGGTTAAGGCGTTTCGGGAGTTCAGCGTCGAGCAGATCGGGGTCTCTCACTGCACCGGGTTACCGCGGGCCGCTCAACTTTACCACCATCTGACGGAACGTTTTTTCTTTGGTACCGTCGGAACCGTGCTGGAAGTCTAA
- a CDS encoding DNA polymerase III subunit alpha: MSSFVHLHVHSSFSPNWGLHTPLALCAAARDLGMKRLALTDRNGLYGLPDFIAAAKRTGIIPLVGSELINGRQRALLLVRDQAGYRNLCRLISALHNDSNFDLATTLTRRRSGLFVISDDRDLLTCLSQQDRHSLYVELSPGHTLEASRKLSEQLQLPPVATTRATFLHDDDHQLHRVLRSIAGNTTLSRLSDTDCANPEARLCSVQDLAARLPHCPEAVKNAAQIAAACKTDWEFRETIFPRYENLTDHRAASELTKRAKNGALWRYEALNDRIEKRLTKELDLIVHKGFAHYFLVVQELAGRSPRTCGRGSAAASLVAYCLGITHVDPLRYNLFFERFLNEGRQDPPDIDIDFPWDERDEILDFAFARYGRQRAAMVANQVGFKSRSALREIAKVFGLPAAEIKSITDRLASCWSPAKGVQALQNHPLFQDEDLHEDWQTIVALASRLNGQLRHLSQHCGGLVVVPDDMRCYVPVETSASGRPLIQWEKDQTEAAGLVKIDILGNRSLAVIRDALAAIQQYHGKNIDYRSWQPLSDDKTRALLSAGKTVGCFYIESPATRQLLQKMWRRQPLPGEDDLFEHLVMASSIIRPAANRFIREFVSRMRGKAWRHLHPDLMPILEETYGLAVYQEQITQISMALAGFSASEGDQLRKIVSKKDKHQRLSDFHQRFLSGGEERGIDKPVLEQVWEQILSFAGYSFCKPHSASYALVSCKSAWLKANYPAEFMAAVISNGGGYYSTLGYLSEARRLGLTVLPPDINQSDYPYRGCGKELQVGFLQIVSLTRQAIENLLKEREHHGPFADFADFLARLPQLCESDIRLLIKAGCFDQLEGADRRPQLVWLLLNRRQQVKPDSCGLFAEPPPDVPDLPPCERNILRAQELESLALPVSHHPLDHCRMAIARSGAVPAAALSRWIGRHVTLVGWWVTGKPIRTHEGRPMEFATFEDHSALFDATLFPAIYDRFCRLLAQPRPYLVKGLVEEEFGVISLNVKWLGFLQD; encoded by the coding sequence ATGAGTTCCTTCGTCCACCTTCATGTTCATTCATCTTTTTCGCCCAACTGGGGGTTACACACTCCGCTCGCGTTATGTGCTGCTGCGCGAGACCTGGGCATGAAGCGGTTGGCACTGACCGATCGCAATGGTCTCTACGGTTTACCCGATTTTATTGCCGCCGCAAAACGCACCGGCATCATTCCCCTAGTCGGCAGCGAATTGATCAACGGCCGACAGCGAGCTCTCCTGCTGGTCCGTGACCAAGCCGGTTATCGCAATCTCTGCCGGCTAATCTCGGCCTTGCATAATGATTCCAACTTTGACCTTGCAACCACTCTGACCCGTCGCCGGTCCGGACTGTTCGTTATCAGTGATGATCGCGATCTGCTCACCTGTTTGAGTCAGCAAGATCGCCATAGTCTCTATGTTGAGCTTTCCCCCGGGCACACCCTGGAAGCATCACGAAAGCTGTCTGAGCAACTGCAATTGCCGCCCGTTGCCACCACGCGAGCGACCTTTCTTCATGATGACGATCACCAGCTACACCGCGTATTGCGGTCCATTGCAGGAAACACGACCCTGTCCCGCCTGTCGGACACCGATTGTGCCAATCCCGAGGCCCGGCTCTGTTCGGTTCAGGATCTGGCCGCCCGCCTGCCCCACTGTCCCGAGGCGGTAAAAAATGCCGCACAGATCGCAGCTGCCTGTAAAACCGACTGGGAATTCAGGGAGACAATTTTTCCTCGCTACGAAAATCTGACAGACCATAGGGCCGCTTCGGAATTAACTAAGAGGGCTAAAAATGGGGCGTTGTGGCGCTACGAAGCCCTCAACGACCGCATTGAAAAACGTCTGACTAAAGAGCTGGATCTCATCGTTCACAAAGGTTTCGCGCATTATTTTCTGGTTGTGCAGGAGTTGGCCGGTCGGTCGCCGCGCACCTGCGGCCGGGGCAGCGCCGCCGCTTCATTGGTCGCCTATTGCCTTGGCATTACCCACGTCGACCCCTTACGCTACAACCTGTTTTTCGAGCGGTTTCTTAACGAGGGAAGACAAGACCCTCCCGATATCGACATCGATTTTCCCTGGGATGAGCGGGACGAAATTCTCGATTTTGCTTTTGCACGGTACGGCCGCCAACGAGCCGCCATGGTCGCCAATCAGGTGGGCTTCAAAAGCCGCTCCGCTCTGCGGGAGATTGCCAAGGTGTTCGGTCTGCCCGCCGCCGAAATCAAATCGATAACCGATCGGCTGGCCAGTTGCTGGTCGCCGGCCAAAGGCGTTCAGGCCTTGCAAAACCATCCGCTGTTTCAAGACGAAGACCTGCACGAAGACTGGCAAACCATCGTCGCACTGGCCAGCCGACTCAACGGCCAGTTGCGCCACCTGTCCCAGCACTGCGGCGGATTGGTGGTGGTCCCTGACGACATGCGTTGTTATGTACCGGTGGAAACCTCCGCCAGCGGCCGCCCTCTCATTCAGTGGGAAAAAGACCAGACGGAAGCGGCCGGTCTGGTAAAGATCGACATTCTCGGCAACCGCTCGCTGGCGGTCATCCGCGACGCTCTCGCAGCCATTCAACAATACCATGGCAAGAACATCGACTATCGCAGTTGGCAGCCCTTGAGCGACGACAAGACCCGCGCTCTGCTCAGCGCCGGGAAAACCGTCGGCTGCTTTTATATCGAGTCACCGGCAACCCGCCAACTGCTGCAGAAGATGTGGAGGCGGCAGCCGTTGCCCGGCGAAGACGACCTGTTTGAGCACCTGGTCATGGCTTCGTCGATTATCCGCCCGGCAGCCAATCGTTTCATTCGCGAGTTCGTCTCCCGCATGCGGGGCAAAGCCTGGCGCCACCTGCACCCCGACTTGATGCCTATCCTTGAGGAAACCTACGGACTGGCCGTCTACCAGGAACAGATCACCCAAATTTCCATGGCCCTGGCCGGGTTCTCCGCCAGCGAAGGCGATCAGTTACGCAAGATCGTTAGTAAAAAGGACAAGCATCAACGGCTGAGTGACTTTCATCAACGTTTCCTCTCCGGAGGAGAAGAACGGGGAATCGACAAACCGGTTCTTGAACAAGTCTGGGAGCAGATTCTATCCTTTGCGGGTTATTCTTTCTGCAAGCCTCACTCGGCATCCTATGCTCTGGTCAGCTGCAAATCGGCCTGGCTCAAGGCCAACTACCCGGCTGAATTCATGGCCGCTGTGATCAGCAACGGCGGCGGCTACTATTCCACCCTCGGTTACCTGTCTGAAGCGCGTCGCCTGGGTCTGACCGTTTTGCCCCCCGATATCAACCAGAGCGACTACCCCTATCGCGGTTGCGGCAAAGAACTGCAAGTCGGATTTCTCCAGATCGTCTCCCTCACCCGCCAGGCAATCGAAAACCTGTTAAAAGAGCGTGAGCACCACGGTCCCTTTGCCGATTTTGCCGATTTTCTGGCGCGGTTGCCGCAATTGTGCGAAAGCGATATCAGACTGCTGATCAAAGCGGGTTGTTTTGATCAGCTGGAGGGAGCGGATAGACGACCGCAGCTGGTTTGGCTGCTGCTTAACAGGCGGCAGCAGGTAAAACCGGACAGCTGCGGCCTGTTCGCCGAACCACCACCGGACGTACCTGATTTGCCTCCCTGCGAGCGCAACATCTTAAGGGCCCAGGAGTTGGAGAGCCTCGCCCTGCCCGTCTCCCACCATCCTCTGGATCACTGCCGCATGGCCATTGCTCGCAGCGGTGCTGTCCCTGCAGCCGCTCTGTCTCGTTGGATCGGGCGTCACGTTACTCTGGTCGGTTGGTGGGTCACCGGCAAGCCGATTCGCACTCACGAAGGACGCCCCATGGAATTCGCCACCTTTGAGGACCACAGCGCCCTGTTCGACGCCACCCTGTTTCCCGCAATCTACGACCGCTTTTGTCGGTTACTGGCTCAGCCCCGCCCCTATCTGGTCAAGGGACTGGTCGAGGAAGAATTCGGCGTAATTTCGCTCAATGTGAAATGGTTGGGTTTTCTGCAAGACTGA
- a CDS encoding DNA polymerase IV, with amino-acid sequence MTRDILHLAVPDFDVALARAVDPSLRHRPLAVAAGQSQGSLLRCVSDEARRDGVIAGMNVHLARKCCPALQLLTPRPELVSKAGQVLQNLARHYSPLWEPNGEGRLFLDLTGSRRLLGSPLDVATRLERQIADRLRVPAMCGVAGNKLVARMAGSYLDRPGICDVLRGSERNFIAPLAVSSLPGIGRMRSERLLQDLNLRRVEQIAALSIAQLEPICGPFSALLQQRSHGIDPDPVRPPQRKMIVTEEALLEKASNEETAIRAALGRLAERCGLHLRRLGRGSKRLRLVLVYADGYSAERRLTLAAPCHLDLDLMTAADELLQRAWQRRIRLRLLRLSCEQLVAPSRQLSLFSAPQTTRASDTLQSALDELRYRFGNQSLGWGRNI; translated from the coding sequence ATGACGCGCGATATTCTTCATCTGGCAGTGCCAGATTTTGACGTCGCCCTGGCGCGAGCCGTCGATCCCTCGCTGCGCCACCGGCCTCTGGCCGTGGCAGCCGGCCAGAGTCAGGGCAGCCTGTTACGCTGCGTTTCAGACGAAGCCCGCCGGGACGGCGTTATCGCCGGCATGAACGTTCACCTGGCCCGCAAGTGCTGCCCGGCCCTGCAACTGCTGACACCCCGACCGGAATTGGTCAGTAAAGCAGGCCAGGTTTTGCAAAACCTGGCCCGTCACTACAGCCCCCTGTGGGAACCAAACGGCGAGGGGCGATTGTTTCTTGACCTGACCGGCAGTCGACGATTGCTCGGTTCCCCCCTTGATGTCGCCACTCGCCTTGAGCGACAGATCGCCGACCGATTGCGGGTGCCGGCGATGTGCGGTGTGGCCGGCAATAAATTGGTGGCTCGCATGGCCGGCAGTTACCTTGATCGTCCGGGTATCTGCGACGTGTTGCGCGGCAGTGAGCGAAACTTCATTGCTCCTTTGGCCGTTTCCAGCCTGCCGGGGATCGGCAGGATGCGAAGCGAGCGGTTGCTGCAGGATCTCAATCTACGCCGAGTGGAGCAAATTGCGGCCTTGTCCATCGCACAATTGGAACCGATCTGCGGCCCTTTTTCCGCCCTGTTGCAACAACGCTCCCACGGCATTGATCCCGACCCCGTTCGGCCCCCACAACGAAAAATGATTGTCACCGAGGAAGCACTGCTGGAGAAGGCCAGCAACGAAGAAACTGCGATCCGGGCGGCTCTGGGTCGTTTGGCCGAAAGGTGCGGACTGCATCTGCGTCGCCTGGGCCGCGGCAGCAAACGACTACGTCTGGTCCTGGTCTATGCCGATGGTTACAGCGCTGAACGGCGTCTGACTTTAGCCGCACCCTGCCATCTGGATTTGGATCTTATGACTGCCGCCGACGAGCTGTTACAACGGGCCTGGCAACGCCGCATTCGCCTGCGCTTACTGCGATTAAGCTGTGAGCAACTGGTTGCGCCCAGCCGGCAGTTGAGCTTATTTTCCGCGCCACAAACAACACGGGCCAGCGACACCCTGCAGAGCGCTTTAGATGAACTTCGCTACCGTTTTGGAAATCAGTCGCTGGGCTGGGGCCGTAACATCTGA
- the lexA gene encoding transcriptional repressor LexA: protein MSPITPKQKQVFEFISQYIESQGFAPSQQEIAKAFGFRSLGTVQNYLVRLEREGLLSRNWNGRRSLRLAAAAEPEQGMKLPLAGTVAAGKPIEAIETSDSIDVPPAMVGTGEHFVLHVAGDSMIDDGILDGDYVVVRKQVTAENGQTVVALLDNEATVKRLHRNGQSIELHPANPTMQPITVAADVPFGIEGVVVGVIRHYR from the coding sequence ATGAGCCCGATAACCCCGAAACAAAAACAGGTGTTTGAGTTTATTTCACAATACATCGAAAGCCAGGGCTTTGCCCCTTCGCAGCAGGAGATTGCCAAGGCCTTCGGTTTTCGCTCTCTCGGCACAGTCCAGAACTATCTGGTCCGCCTGGAACGCGAGGGGCTGTTGAGCCGCAACTGGAACGGTCGTCGCAGTCTGCGCCTGGCAGCCGCCGCCGAACCCGAACAGGGCATGAAGCTGCCGTTGGCCGGAACCGTTGCAGCCGGTAAACCAATCGAAGCCATAGAAACATCTGATTCCATTGATGTCCCGCCAGCCATGGTCGGTACAGGAGAGCACTTTGTACTGCATGTTGCCGGCGATTCGATGATCGATGACGGCATCCTTGACGGCGACTACGTCGTAGTACGCAAACAGGTCACAGCCGAAAACGGTCAGACAGTGGTTGCTCTACTCGATAATGAAGCCACCGTCAAACGGCTGCATCGCAATGGCCAGAGCATTGAACTGCATCCCGCCAACCCTACCATGCAACCCATTACCGTCGCCGCCGATGTGCCCTTCGGGATCGAAGGAGTGGTAGTCGGAGTGATCCGTCACTACCGTTGA
- a CDS encoding transcriptional regulator, translating into MADKQALRPPVPVERAATLRQQIVAVLQQRSVSAKDLSMEIGMPEKQVYDHLEHIRRSFKKQGKSLRIEPARCKKCGFIFEKRQRFHKPGKCPACRGQAIEEPRFSLLGSD; encoded by the coding sequence GTGGCCGATAAACAAGCCCTTAGACCTCCGGTGCCTGTCGAACGGGCCGCCACGTTGCGGCAGCAGATCGTTGCGGTGCTGCAGCAGCGGTCCGTTTCCGCCAAGGATCTGTCGATGGAGATCGGTATGCCTGAAAAACAGGTTTATGATCATTTGGAGCACATTCGACGCAGCTTTAAGAAGCAGGGGAAGTCCCTTCGCATTGAGCCGGCCAGGTGCAAGAAGTGCGGGTTTATCTTCGAAAAACGCCAGCGTTTTCATAAACCGGGTAAATGTCCAGCCTGCCGCGGCCAGGCGATTGAAGAACCCCGGTTTTCTCTGTTGGGTAGTGACTGA
- a CDS encoding chemotaxis protein CheX yields the protein MDYKGIIDQAVGEIFSTMLFLEVKALSSEPVSSSEQRMLSGMIGFAGDLRGTVVIHLPAKVAIAITNAFLELDLDEVNDEVKDAIGELANMVAGGIKYLLPDQDQDVQLSIPSVISGRGYTCEATGKTERFAVEFETVGGRFITELLVK from the coding sequence ATGGACTATAAAGGAATTATTGATCAGGCGGTGGGAGAGATCTTTTCCACCATGCTTTTTTTGGAGGTTAAGGCCCTTTCGAGCGAGCCGGTTTCCAGCTCTGAACAGCGCATGCTCTCTGGTATGATCGGTTTTGCCGGCGATCTGCGGGGAACGGTGGTTATTCATCTACCTGCGAAGGTGGCTATTGCCATCACCAATGCGTTTTTAGAACTGGATCTTGACGAAGTCAACGATGAAGTTAAGGACGCCATCGGCGAGTTGGCCAACATGGTCGCCGGCGGTATCAAATACCTGTTGCCCGACCAGGATCAGGATGTGCAGTTGTCGATCCCGTCAGTTATTTCCGGGCGAGGGTATACCTGCGAGGCGACGGGGAAAACCGAGCGATTCGCGGTTGAGTTTGAGACTGTCGGCGGTCGCTTTATCACGGAATTGCTCGTCAAGTAG
- a CDS encoding phosphoenolpyruvate carboxykinase (GTP) — MAKAMLKGERGKECADSSWQLLTKRLDVAGLAKVAALGNKRINQFLAEAIELCNPDQVLVYDDSIEDAARIRAKAMADGEERPLAMAGNTVHFDGYINSRQNDQARDKEHTRYLVPAECPDVAELNSIERQEGLTEIQSIMRNIMAGKEMLVRFFCLGPTASPFSILCVQITDSAYVAHSEDLLYRPGYEQFRHGDSDIPFFAMLHSAGRLENGVSIDSDRRRIYIDIVRNLVYCANSQYAGNTVGLKKLALRLAIRKAEREGWLAEHMFLMGVHGPAGRVTYFSGAYPSACGKTSTALLQKETVVGDDLAYIRAIDGQARAVNVERGIFGIIEDLNEDDDPVLFRALNTVDETIFNNVLISDGKPYWNGMGRTLPKQGVNYAGRWRPGLTDCYGEEIAASYRGNARFTLRLNRLKNLDPKAEEPAGVPLGGIIFGGRDSDTAVPVLESFDWQHGVITFGAALESESTAATHGAQGVRKFNPMAILDFLSIPLGRYLHHYLDFSKQLDRPPQIFATNYWLTDERGNYLNEKCDKAVWLKWMELRVHGECTAVRGPTGFLPRYDDLANLFHQVLDKDYSRQQYARQFAIRISQNLSKIKRIVEHYRGLTGIPQIVFSLLEDQRKRLIDLQKQRGDMVSPLDIL, encoded by the coding sequence ATGGCCAAGGCGATGCTCAAAGGGGAAAGAGGGAAGGAATGTGCCGATTCCTCGTGGCAACTGCTAACTAAGCGGCTTGATGTTGCGGGCCTGGCAAAGGTCGCTGCTTTGGGCAACAAGCGCATCAACCAATTTCTGGCTGAGGCGATAGAGCTCTGTAATCCCGATCAGGTTCTGGTTTATGATGACAGCATAGAAGATGCCGCCAGGATTCGGGCCAAGGCCATGGCCGATGGCGAGGAACGGCCGCTGGCTATGGCCGGCAATACGGTCCATTTCGATGGTTATATCAACAGCCGTCAGAACGATCAGGCTCGGGACAAAGAACATACCCGTTATCTGGTGCCGGCCGAATGTCCGGATGTAGCGGAATTGAACAGCATCGAACGGCAGGAGGGGCTGACCGAGATACAATCGATCATGCGCAATATCATGGCCGGTAAGGAAATGCTGGTGCGCTTCTTTTGCTTGGGGCCGACTGCTTCGCCATTCAGCATTCTTTGCGTGCAGATCACCGATTCAGCTTATGTCGCTCACAGTGAAGACTTGCTTTACCGACCGGGGTACGAACAGTTTCGACATGGCGATTCGGATATCCCCTTTTTTGCCATGCTGCATTCTGCCGGCCGGTTGGAAAATGGAGTCAGTATAGATAGCGATCGCCGCCGGATCTATATCGATATAGTAAGAAACCTGGTCTATTGCGCCAACAGCCAATATGCAGGCAATACTGTCGGATTAAAGAAGCTGGCGTTGAGGCTGGCTATTCGCAAGGCTGAACGTGAAGGCTGGCTGGCAGAGCATATGTTCCTCATGGGGGTGCATGGACCCGCTGGAAGAGTAACCTATTTTTCCGGCGCCTACCCGAGCGCTTGTGGCAAGACCTCCACTGCCTTGCTGCAGAAAGAAACGGTGGTCGGTGACGATCTGGCCTATATCCGTGCCATAGACGGCCAGGCACGGGCGGTCAATGTCGAACGAGGTATTTTTGGGATCATTGAAGATCTAAATGAGGATGATGATCCGGTGCTTTTTCGCGCGTTGAACACGGTGGATGAAACGATCTTCAACAATGTGTTGATCAGTGACGGTAAGCCTTACTGGAATGGTATGGGCCGGACATTGCCGAAACAGGGGGTCAACTATGCGGGACGCTGGCGACCGGGACTTACTGACTGTTATGGAGAAGAGATCGCAGCATCTTACCGGGGTAACGCGCGATTCACCCTGCGCTTAAATCGACTGAAAAACCTTGATCCGAAGGCTGAAGAGCCTGCTGGCGTTCCGCTGGGAGGAATCATTTTCGGAGGCCGGGACAGCGACACCGCGGTTCCGGTGTTGGAAAGCTTTGATTGGCAACACGGCGTAATTACCTTTGGTGCAGCGCTTGAGAGCGAAAGCACCGCTGCAACCCACGGCGCTCAAGGGGTGCGAAAATTCAATCCAATGGCGATCCTCGACTTTCTGTCGATCCCACTGGGGAGGTATTTGCACCACTATCTGGATTTTAGTAAACAGTTGGACCGGCCGCCGCAGATATTTGCTACCAATTACTGGCTGACCGATGAGAGGGGAAACTATCTCAATGAAAAGTGTGACAAGGCGGTGTGGTTGAAATGGATGGAACTTCGGGTGCACGGAGAATGTACGGCAGTTCGTGGACCGACAGGTTTTTTGCCTCGATACGATGACTTGGCAAACCTGTTTCATCAGGTGCTGGACAAGGATTATTCCCGGCAACAGTATGCGCGGCAATTCGCCATACGTATTTCGCAAAATCTATCAAAAATCAAACGTATCGTTGAGCACTATAGAGGCTTGACCGGCATTCCACAAATCGTATTCAGTTTATTGGAAGATCAGCGGAAACGGTTGATTGATCTGCAGAAGCAAAGGGGGGATATGGTCAGCCCCCTGGATATTCTCTAA
- a CDS encoding ATP-binding protein — protein sequence MIRNIVKIDEKKCNGCGLCVPACAEGAIQIINGKAKLIADNLCDGLGACLGDCPQDAITIEKREANEFDEQAVVAAQQAVKPPVHGGGCPSAQAQKLAPPSKTVIAGTDAGPSQLGNWPIQLKLVPPTAPFLAETDLLLAADCVPFAYPDFHQKYLGGKTLLIGCPKLDDVEAYVEKLTAILIQNNIKSLAVLHMEVPCCTGLLSLARQALAASGKDIPFESVIIGIKGDVK from the coding sequence ATGATACGCAATATCGTAAAAATTGACGAAAAGAAATGTAACGGATGCGGGCTCTGCGTTCCTGCCTGTGCAGAAGGAGCCATTCAGATCATCAATGGGAAAGCCAAGCTGATTGCCGACAATCTCTGCGATGGCCTCGGTGCCTGTCTCGGTGATTGCCCGCAAGACGCCATCACCATAGAAAAACGGGAAGCCAACGAGTTTGATGAACAGGCGGTCGTCGCAGCACAACAGGCGGTTAAACCTCCGGTCCACGGTGGTGGGTGTCCCTCTGCGCAGGCACAGAAACTTGCTCCGCCTTCCAAAACGGTTATAGCTGGAACCGATGCAGGACCTTCGCAATTGGGCAACTGGCCTATTCAGCTCAAACTGGTTCCACCGACAGCTCCTTTTCTGGCCGAAACCGATCTGTTGCTCGCAGCCGATTGCGTACCCTTTGCCTATCCGGACTTTCACCAGAAATATCTGGGCGGAAAAACCCTGTTGATTGGATGCCCCAAACTGGACGATGTCGAAGCTTATGTAGAAAAACTGACTGCCATCCTGATCCAAAACAACATCAAGAGCTTGGCAGTGCTGCATATGGAAGTACCTTGTTGCACGGGACTTCTCAGCCTTGCTCGGCAGGCACTGGCTGCCAGCGGCAAGGACATCCCCTTTGAATCGGTTATTATCGGCATAAAAGGGGATGTGAAATAA